One part of the Flavobacteriales bacterium genome encodes these proteins:
- a CDS encoding gliding motility-associated C-terminal domain-containing protein has product MKKLFTLVILVTLNIASYAQLTVSFEVTELLCHSDSTAIIEADLNGSSPISFYISGWLESPDPDEVDFSSFDNFTETLIEDVPAGTYYFGAAEYPNIMAFFADPFSFTDFVIDSATVLNPDSLYVTLISDSVSCYESCNGAINTNVVGGTVLDELNPTYTYQWDTETAGTYAQQTLFSVTQYSNSERQGVCGYNGAPYMVTVTDINGCVAIDSLHVLRPDSVRAYFDWMPDPSEPLSDGYYQGPLTVSLNDNSYNRTLSENIWTLTSPYEDGISSEELEVTYGDSIPEFSFDNYEPITYSIQLRVSKNGHCADSTAITFNVRTNSCLETYNVFSPNGDGYNETWGVKDCGLTDYACTVIDQFGTVVFETSELDARWDGKYNGKLVPQGTYYALISATGYDNNQVEMQSTVSVIY; this is encoded by the coding sequence ATGAAAAAACTATTTACTCTAGTAATCCTAGTAACTCTTAACATAGCATCCTATGCGCAGTTAACAGTATCCTTTGAGGTTACTGAACTCCTTTGCCACAGTGATTCTACAGCAATAATTGAAGCTGACTTAAATGGTTCTAGTCCTATATCATTTTATATTAGTGGATGGCTCGAAAGTCCAGATCCAGATGAAGTGGATTTTAGTAGCTTCGATAATTTTACTGAAACTCTTATAGAAGATGTACCTGCCGGAACCTATTATTTTGGAGCTGCTGAATATCCCAACATTATGGCATTCTTTGCCGACCCTTTTAGTTTTACCGATTTTGTAATAGATAGCGCTACTGTTCTAAATCCGGACAGTCTTTATGTAACTCTAATTAGCGATAGCGTTTCATGCTACGAATCTTGTAATGGAGCTATAAATACGAATGTAGTTGGGGGAACCGTTTTAGACGAACTCAACCCAACTTACACTTACCAGTGGGATACAGAAACCGCTGGCACCTATGCACAACAAACTCTTTTTAGTGTAACTCAATATTCAAATTCGGAACGTCAAGGTGTCTGCGGATATAATGGAGCTCCATATATGGTTACCGTTACCGATATAAATGGATGTGTTGCGATAGATTCTTTGCACGTTTTAAGACCAGATTCCGTTAGGGCTTACTTCGATTGGATGCCAGATCCATCAGAACCGCTTTCAGATGGCTATTATCAAGGTCCATTGACGGTCTCATTAAACGACAACAGTTACAACCGAACATTAAGTGAAAATATTTGGACGTTAACCTCTCCATATGAAGATGGTATATCGAGCGAAGAACTAGAAGTTACTTATGGTGATAGTATTCCCGAATTTTCTTTTGATAACTACGAACCAATTACCTATTCCATTCAACTTCGAGTCTCAAAAAATGGCCATTGTGCCGACAGTACTGCTATAACTTTTAACGTTAGAACGAATTCATGTTTAGAAACCTACAATGTTTTTAGCCCAAATGGCGATGGCTATAACGAGACATGGGGTGTTAAAGATTGTGGCCTCACCGACTATGCTTGTACTGTTATCGATCAATTCGGAACAGTAGTTTTCGAGACATCCGAACTAGACGCAAGATGGGACGGCAAATACAACGGGAAGTTAGTTCCGCAAGGCACCTATTATGCTTTAATATCCGCAACGGGCTATGACAATAATCAGGTGGAAATGCAATCAACCGTATCTGTAATTTATTAA